In Mytilus trossulus isolate FHL-02 chromosome 6, PNRI_Mtr1.1.1.hap1, whole genome shotgun sequence, a single window of DNA contains:
- the LOC134720690 gene encoding putative tyrosine carboxypeptidase MATCAP2 has protein sequence MSTAVQTNVSSYMYTQVVKNGKKKGKKKKKQKSTPISMTKSASTGRISSNHSNGLTSLSRSNTSENLKLPSISKEYPLSPRLTTPMRMPPALNREILPTACDRRKKMPLLNAIKPENEKSEKERFFRANYNYNPYFIYRFPAPPEVLERISTPSDKLLNIAILIMEIAIDRYGSYEEFENQTGGPVLGRSQIITLVKNYVKRENLENEIMLNLSEDLLSRGSMTRVKGKPTLNVRIVNLRQFWVEGLLRHEIGTHYLRSMNNKFQPWSNWKVRTELGMAPMNPTEEGLASLHSVLLRKDPCLWRCALLYYTVYKAAHLSLKELFIDLGKFVNDPQVRWDYCIRAKRGQADTSRPGAFCKDQVYLDGALQILKNRRHLDFHSLLRYGKISYRDIDIISDIAELEYTRIPSFMEDLHTYRGHLDRICDANGLTDDILLKV, from the exons ATGTCTACTGCTGTTCAAACCAATGTGTCTAGTTACATGTACACACAGGTTGTCAAGAATGGAAAGAAGAAAgggaagaaaaagaagaaacaaaagTCCACACCAATATCTATGACTAAAAGTGCTTCCACTGGCAGAATCTCAAGTAATCACAGTAATGGACTAACATCACTAAGTAGATCTAACACCTCAGAGAATCTCAAACTTCCTTCTATTTCTAAAGAATATCCATTATCACCAAGATTGACAACTCCTATGAGGATGCCTCCAGCTCTGAATAGAGAAATATTACCCACTGCTTGTGATCGTAGGAAGAAAATGCCACTACTGAATGCTATAAAACCTGAAAATGAGAAGTCTGAGAAAGAAAGGTTCTTTAGGGCTAATTACAACTACAATCCATACTTCATCTACAGATTCCCTGCCCCACCAGAAGTACTAGAACGTATAAGTACTCCTTCAGACAAACTCCTTAATATA gCTATCTTGATAATGGAAATTGCAATAGATCGTTATGGGAGCTATGAAGAATTTGAAAACCAAACTGGAGGACCAGTTTTAGGAAGATCTCAAATAATTACTCTAGTCAAAAATTATGTGAAACGAGAGAAtcttgaaaatgaaattatgttGAACTTAAGTGAAGACTTGCTGTCTCGTGGGTCAATGACAAGAGTTAAAGGCAAACCAACACTTAATGTTCGTATTGTCAATCTACGGCAATTCTGGGTAGAAGGTCTACTCAGGCATGAAATTG GCACTCACTATTTAAGGAGTATGAATAACAAGTTCCAACCGTGGAGTAATTGGAAAGTGCGGACTGAGCTTGGTATGGCTCCAATGAATCCCACAGAGGAAGGATTAGCCTCACTACATAGTGTCTTGTTAAGGAAAGATCCATGTTTATGGAGATGTGCACTATTGTATTATACAGTGTATAAAGCTGCACATTTGTCTTTGAAAGAACTATTTATAGATTTAGGGAAGTTTGTCAATGATCCACAAGTACGGTGGGACTATTGTATACGGGCAAAGAGAGGGCAAGCTGATACATCAAGACCAG GGGCTTTTTGTAAAGATCAAGTCTATCTAGATGGAGCtttacagattttgaagaacAGACGCCATTTAGACTTTCATTCTTTGTTAAGATATGGGAAGATTTCCTACAGAGATATAGACATAATAAGTGATATAGCTGAGTTAGAATACACAAGAATTCCATCATTTATGGAGGATCTTCATACATACAGGGGACACTTAGACAGAATTTGTGATGCTAATGGCCTAACAGATGATATTCTACTGAAAGTTTGA